The Bacteroides acidifaciens genome includes a region encoding these proteins:
- a CDS encoding YhcH/YjgK/YiaL family protein, producing the protein MIVSNLQNSQRIEGLHPMFGLLFNYVKTHDLLHADLGRIEIDGERLFINNVNPECVAPDEQVLELHHDYIDVHILLEGAETIGWKALEDLQNEVKAYSKEEECALYSDRPTTYVNLLPGQFVIVYPEDPHAPVIGHGKIRKLIAKVKL; encoded by the coding sequence ATGATTGTATCTAATCTGCAAAATAGTCAGCGCATTGAAGGGCTTCATCCTATGTTTGGGCTTCTGTTCAACTATGTGAAAACGCATGATTTACTTCACGCGGATTTGGGGCGTATTGAGATTGATGGTGAGCGCTTGTTTATTAATAATGTAAATCCGGAGTGTGTAGCTCCTGATGAGCAGGTTTTAGAATTGCATCACGATTACATTGATGTGCATATTCTGTTAGAGGGCGCAGAGACGATTGGCTGGAAAGCTTTAGAGGATTTGCAAAATGAGGTTAAGGCATATTCTAAAGAGGAAGAATGTGCCTTATATTCAGATCGTCCTACTACTTATGTTAATCTGCTGCCGGGGCAATTTGTGATTGTATATCCGGAGGATCCCCATGCGCCGGTTATCGGTCATGGTAAGATTCGTAAGTTGATAGCTAAAGTAAAGCTTTGA
- a CDS encoding type I restriction enzyme HsdR N-terminal domain-containing protein — MKFNQYIWNLYKNSPEGETVISSFSDRKEWIDEEQLLERYNPSIKDNFNKEIICKILEDFWCYKVSDFEGIEYPSLDEAGNIYEDIISTGLRIENEEVLKIGDFDLMLEYIPFLSMELNCLLGEYFFPYLYIDRFYELKRLADYFEIELPSIPKKPDYKSRCMYYWELCKVFYLFRTKNNLTPDELSAFMYDYAPNLLHTEKKSEIPQPSQAWFIGGLIRGYGEQWTTGFWQSNQETKKGDILIHYETAPISAITCLWIAQVDGVIDPFTHYYSNTYVSNRIDIPHITLKELREDEYFSGHPLIRKNFQGVNGWAVNSEDYLELLRIIKTKGFDIETLPKLYAPTLPKDVIVEYEHDVEQQLLEPLLNSMGWYENKDFIRQLPIQAGRGHRVFPDYALHYDNKPNEERAKVLIEAKLHMKNNQAIEDAFLQAKSYAQLLETSVIVLCDKYYLFVYEKQQSFDRNSYKRYTWLDMENPDIFNELKNKLNIKAQ, encoded by the coding sequence ATGAAATTCAATCAATATATATGGAATCTATATAAGAACTCCCCGGAAGGAGAAACTGTCATATCCAGCTTTTCAGACAGAAAGGAATGGATAGACGAGGAGCAACTTTTAGAACGTTATAACCCAAGTATCAAAGACAATTTCAACAAGGAAATTATATGCAAAATACTGGAAGATTTTTGGTGCTATAAAGTTTCCGATTTTGAAGGTATAGAATATCCGTCACTTGATGAAGCTGGTAATATATATGAAGATATTATCTCTACAGGATTACGGATAGAAAATGAAGAAGTATTGAAGATAGGAGATTTCGACTTGATGCTTGAATACATTCCATTTCTATCAATGGAGTTAAATTGCCTGCTTGGTGAATATTTCTTTCCATATTTGTACATTGACAGATTCTATGAACTCAAAAGGTTAGCCGACTATTTCGAGATAGAATTGCCATCTATTCCCAAAAAGCCAGATTACAAAAGCAGATGTATGTATTACTGGGAGTTATGTAAGGTATTCTATCTGTTCAGGACGAAAAACAACCTGACACCCGATGAATTGAGTGCATTCATGTACGATTATGCACCAAATCTCCTACACACGGAGAAAAAGAGTGAAATCCCCCAACCATCACAAGCATGGTTCATTGGTGGATTGATAAGAGGATATGGCGAGCAATGGACTACCGGATTTTGGCAGTCAAATCAAGAAACGAAGAAGGGAGACATTCTGATTCATTACGAAACAGCACCAATTAGTGCAATTACCTGTTTATGGATAGCCCAAGTAGATGGAGTTATTGACCCATTTACACATTATTACAGCAACACTTATGTAAGTAACAGAATAGACATTCCTCATATTACACTAAAAGAGCTTCGGGAAGATGAATACTTCTCCGGGCACCCACTCATAAGAAAGAACTTTCAAGGAGTAAACGGATGGGCAGTTAATAGTGAGGATTATTTGGAGCTATTGCGTATCATAAAAACAAAAGGGTTTGATATAGAGACTTTACCAAAGCTGTATGCTCCAACCTTACCCAAAGATGTAATTGTAGAGTACGAGCATGATGTAGAACAACAATTGTTGGAACCCTTACTTAATTCTATGGGGTGGTACGAAAACAAAGACTTCATCCGGCAGTTACCAATCCAAGCGGGGAGAGGTCATAGGGTATTTCCTGATTATGCACTCCATTATGATAACAAGCCCAATGAGGAAAGGGCAAAAGTTCTGATTGAAGCCAAGCTGCACATGAAGAACAACCAGGCGATAGAGGATGCTTTCTTGCAAGCTAAATCTTATGCTCAGTTGTTGGAGACATCTGTTATTGTTTTGTGTGACAAATATTATCTATTTGTATATGAAAAGCAGCAGTCTTTTGATCGGAATAGTTATAAAAGATATACATGGTTGGATATGGAAAATCCTGACATTTTCAACGAATTAAAGAACAAACTAAATATTAAAGCACAATGA
- a CDS encoding helix-turn-helix transcriptional regulator: MTLRERMFYLIEKEGINPNQFYTISGLGNGYLNNVGESFRKPTIEKIKKSFPHWNMDWILYGKGEPIISKENIEILEAVPLNQNYIINVPLVNQYAQAGYLCGFQDAAYIATLPTIPFIIDHEAKGNYVAFEVRGDSMNDGTEESYLEGDRLLCREIAPYLWAESKLHIRKWDFVIVHEEGILVKRIIDHNLENHTITIHSLNDMYSDRVIDLAEVRQIFNVIELQRPRRR, encoded by the coding sequence ATGACTTTAAGAGAAAGAATGTTCTATCTGATTGAAAAAGAAGGTATTAATCCAAACCAATTCTATACTATCTCTGGATTGGGAAATGGGTATTTGAATAATGTTGGTGAAAGCTTCAGGAAACCAACAATAGAAAAAATAAAAAAAAGCTTCCCGCATTGGAACATGGACTGGATTCTTTATGGGAAAGGAGAACCTATTATATCTAAAGAAAATATAGAAATTCTAGAAGCAGTACCATTAAATCAGAACTATATTATAAATGTACCACTAGTGAATCAATATGCACAAGCAGGTTATTTATGTGGCTTCCAAGATGCTGCATATATAGCTACATTGCCTACTATACCGTTTATAATAGATCATGAAGCTAAAGGGAACTATGTAGCCTTTGAGGTGAGAGGTGATAGTATGAATGATGGAACAGAGGAAAGTTATCTTGAAGGAGATAGACTTCTTTGTCGCGAAATTGCCCCTTATTTATGGGCGGAGTCTAAACTTCATATTAGAAAATGGGATTTTGTAATAGTCCATGAGGAAGGAATTTTAGTCAAAAGGATTATTGATCATAATCTAGAAAATCATACAATAACGATACATTCTCTAAATGATATGTATTCTGATAGGGTTATTGATTTGGCGGAGGTTAGGCAAATATTCAATGTGATAGAATTACAAAGGCCAAGAAGGAGATAG
- a CDS encoding ROK family transcriptional regulator — translation MKQHLQKEIEAGTKNALLKKKIITHYIYNGSSTITDLAKELDLSVPTVTKFISEMCEEGYINDYGKLETSGGRYPSLYGLNPESGYFIGVDIKKFAINIGLINFKGDMVELKMDIPFKSENTVEALDELCRLILQFIKKVDVDNDKILNININVSGRVNPESGYSFSLFNFEERPLAEVLTEKIGFRVTIDNDTRAMTYGEFMKGCVKGEKDIIFVNVSWGLGIGIIIDGKIYTGKSGFSGEFGHTNVFDNEIICHCGKKGCLETEASGSAFHRILIERIQNGESSILSNRILSKDNALTLDEIIAAVNKEDLLCIEIVEEIGQKLGKQIAGLINIFNPELVIIGGTLSLTGDYITQPIKTAVRKYSLNLVNKDSAIMTSKLKDKAGIVGACMLARSRMFES, via the coding sequence ATGAAACAACATTTACAGAAAGAAATAGAAGCAGGAACCAAAAATGCTCTTCTCAAGAAGAAGATTATTACGCATTATATATATAATGGTAGCTCTACTATTACAGATTTAGCAAAAGAGCTAGACCTTAGCGTTCCAACTGTCACAAAATTCATTAGTGAAATGTGTGAAGAAGGCTATATTAATGATTATGGCAAATTAGAGACAAGTGGTGGACGTTATCCCAGCCTGTATGGTCTTAACCCCGAATCCGGATACTTCATTGGGGTAGACATCAAGAAATTTGCGATTAATATAGGTTTAATCAATTTCAAAGGCGATATGGTAGAATTAAAAATGGATATCCCTTTTAAATCAGAAAATACTGTAGAAGCACTTGATGAGCTATGCAGACTTATTCTTCAATTTATAAAGAAAGTAGATGTTGATAATGATAAAATATTAAATATCAATATAAATGTTTCCGGCAGAGTGAATCCTGAATCTGGTTATAGTTTCAGTCTATTTAATTTCGAAGAAAGACCCTTAGCAGAAGTACTAACTGAGAAAATTGGATTTCGGGTAACAATAGATAATGATACACGCGCCATGACCTATGGAGAATTCATGAAGGGATGCGTAAAAGGAGAAAAAGATATTATCTTTGTAAATGTTAGTTGGGGACTAGGTATCGGTATTATTATTGATGGGAAAATATATACCGGAAAATCGGGCTTTTCCGGAGAATTTGGACATACCAATGTCTTTGATAACGAAATCATTTGTCATTGTGGAAAAAAAGGATGCTTGGAAACCGAAGCGTCCGGCTCCGCCTTTCATAGAATATTAATCGAACGTATCCAAAACGGAGAAAGTTCTATTTTATCAAACAGAATCTTATCAAAAGATAATGCATTGACTCTTGATGAAATTATCGCTGCCGTGAATAAAGAGGATTTGCTCTGTATCGAAATAGTAGAAGAGATTGGACAGAAACTTGGAAAACAGATTGCAGGATTAATAAATATCTTTAATCCTGAGTTGGTTATCATAGGCGGAACTCTATCATTAACCGGTGACTATATCACCCAGCCCATCAAAACAGCAGTACGCAAGTATTCTCTAAATCTGGTCAATAAAGATTCAGCCATCATGACTTCCAAATTGAAGGATAAAGCTGGTATTGTAGGGGCTTGCATGCTGGCACGCAGCAGAATGTTCGAGAGTTGA
- a CDS encoding transposase: MVKIQKISEIEPCLGFTEFDMLKKYRQSFATSELGRLHSLFPFSELARQMHLKSSPLGRKSYFSPEGKIALMVLKSYTNFSDAQLIEHLNGNIHYQLFCGVQIDPLHPLTNPKIVSAIRQELANRLDVDSLQLILAEYWKPYLENLHVCMTDATCYESHLRFPTDTKLLWEGIVWLHRHLCKHCQTLHIQRPRNKYLDVRRAYLAYSKLRKRKKSQTRMITRRLLQLLEKLLDQLEQLHSSYRNRLTLSSDYQRRFSVIQTVLEQGKNLFAGKKVSNRIVSIDRHYLRPIIRGKETKSVEFGAKVNNIQIDGISFIEHISFKAFNEGVRLKDCIHLQQQLTGVRVKALAADSIYANNANRKFCTKYHISTSFKRKGRAAKDEPLRKILRSELSRERATRLEGSFGTQKQHYSLARIKARNRKTEVLWIFFGIHTANAVCMIEKVEKKKRKAA, translated from the coding sequence ATGGTAAAGATACAAAAAATCTCAGAAATCGAACCTTGTTTAGGTTTTACCGAGTTCGATATGCTTAAAAAATATCGTCAAAGTTTTGCAACGAGTGAATTAGGTCGACTCCATTCTCTATTCCCTTTCTCGGAACTGGCCCGACAAATGCATTTGAAGTCCTCTCCTTTGGGGCGTAAAAGTTATTTTTCTCCTGAAGGTAAAATAGCCTTGATGGTCTTGAAGTCCTATACCAACTTTTCCGATGCACAACTGATTGAGCATTTAAACGGTAATATTCATTACCAGTTATTTTGTGGTGTTCAGATTGATCCGCTTCATCCACTAACCAATCCTAAAATCGTTAGTGCAATTCGTCAGGAACTAGCGAATCGCCTTGACGTTGACTCCCTCCAGCTCATTCTTGCCGAGTATTGGAAACCTTATCTTGAGAACCTTCATGTCTGTATGACCGATGCCACCTGTTATGAAAGTCATCTGCGTTTTCCTACTGATACCAAACTCTTATGGGAAGGTATTGTATGGCTTCATCGTCATCTGTGCAAACATTGCCAGACCTTGCATATACAACGTCCCCGTAACAAGTATCTTGATGTACGCCGTGCCTATCTTGCTTATAGCAAACTGCGTAAACGCAAGAAATCACAGACTCGTATGATTACACGCAGGTTACTTCAGTTATTGGAAAAGTTACTTGACCAGCTGGAGCAGCTTCATTCATCCTACAGGAACAGGCTTACATTATCCTCTGATTACCAAAGACGTTTCTCGGTCATACAGACGGTCCTTGAGCAAGGGAAGAATTTATTTGCAGGCAAAAAAGTGTCCAACCGTATCGTGAGTATCGACCGGCATTACCTTCGCCCCATTATCAGAGGCAAGGAAACCAAATCCGTTGAATTCGGAGCCAAAGTCAACAATATACAGATAGACGGAATCTCCTTTATAGAACATATCTCCTTTAAGGCTTTTAACGAAGGAGTACGTTTGAAAGACTGTATTCATCTGCAACAACAACTGACCGGGGTTAGGGTTAAGGCGCTTGCGGCGGATTCAATCTATGCCAATAATGCCAACCGGAAATTTTGTACAAAATATCATATAAGTACTTCCTTTAAGCGTAAGGGCAGAGCTGCCAAAGATGAGCCGCTTCGGAAAATCTTACGGTCGGAACTCAGCCGTGAAAGAGCTACCCGCCTGGAAGGAAGTTTTGGAACGCAGAAACAACATTACTCACTGGCCAGGATAAAAGCTAGAAACAGGAAAACGGAAGTACTTTGGATTTTCTTTGGGATACATACAGCCAATGCGGTATGTATGATAGAAAAGGTCGAAAAGAAAAAAAGAAAGGCAGCATAA
- a CDS encoding dihydrodipicolinate synthase family protein yields MERIKGLIDAPFTPFYENGEINLEPIEAYAKMLVKNGLQGVFINGSSGEGYMLTEEERMQLAERWVSVAPEGFKVIVHVGSCCVKASRMLAEHAQKIGAWGIGAMAPPFPKIGRIEELVKYIEEIASGAPELPFYYYHIPAFNGAFLPMVKLLEAVDGRIPNFAGIKYTFESMYEYNQCRLYKNGKFDMLHGQDETILPCLAMGGAQGGIGGTTNYNGKELVGIIDAWKAGDLETARERQNFSQEVINVICHFRGNIVGGKRIMKLIGLDLGKNRTPFQNMTDAEEAQMRAELEAIHFFERCNKF; encoded by the coding sequence ATGGAACGAATTAAAGGACTTATTGATGCACCGTTTACTCCTTTTTATGAAAATGGTGAAATAAATTTAGAACCAATTGAAGCATACGCCAAAATGTTGGTAAAGAATGGGCTGCAAGGAGTTTTTATCAATGGATCTTCCGGTGAAGGCTATATGCTGACAGAAGAAGAACGCATGCAACTTGCCGAACGCTGGGTATCTGTCGCACCCGAAGGCTTTAAAGTAATCGTGCATGTTGGTAGTTGTTGTGTGAAGGCAAGTCGTATGCTGGCCGAACATGCACAAAAAATCGGTGCATGGGGGATTGGTGCTATGGCTCCACCTTTTCCGAAGATTGGACGTATTGAAGAATTAGTTAAGTACATCGAAGAGATTGCATCCGGTGCACCCGAACTTCCTTTCTATTATTATCATATTCCGGCATTTAATGGCGCTTTTTTGCCAATGGTTAAATTATTGGAAGCAGTAGACGGGCGTATTCCTAATTTCGCGGGTATCAAATATACATTTGAAAGCATGTATGAGTACAATCAGTGTCGTTTATATAAGAATGGTAAATTCGATATGCTGCATGGTCAGGACGAAACGATTCTTCCTTGTTTGGCTATGGGCGGTGCTCAGGGTGGCATTGGCGGAACTACCAATTATAACGGAAAAGAATTGGTTGGTATTATTGATGCATGGAAAGCCGGTGATTTGGAGACAGCCCGTGAACGTCAGAACTTCTCACAGGAAGTGATTAACGTTATTTGCCATTTCCGTGGAAATATAGTCGGTGGAAAACGCATAATGAAATTGATAGGTCTTGATTTAGGTAAGAACCGTACTCCATTTCAGAACATGACAGATGCAGAAGAGGCGCAGATGAGAGCGGAATTGGAAGCAATCCATTTCTTCGAACGTTGTAATAAATTCTAA
- a CDS encoding SH3 beta-barrel fold-containing protein: MSTNFKNQMKEVMSLAWSFVKRNGFSMSEALKCAWANMKLKAQMKNKIVKFYFQKVDGTMREAYGTLCEKYMPAVTGNDKRARNDTVQTYFDTERGEFRCFKKANLLKIA; the protein is encoded by the coding sequence ATGAGCACGAATTTTAAAAATCAAATGAAAGAAGTCATGAGTCTAGCATGGTCTTTTGTAAAAAGAAACGGTTTTTCAATGAGTGAAGCACTGAAATGCGCATGGGCAAATATGAAGTTGAAAGCTCAAATGAAAAATAAGATTGTGAAGTTCTACTTTCAGAAAGTCGATGGTACAATGAGAGAAGCTTACGGCACACTTTGCGAAAAATACATGCCGGCAGTAACAGGCAATGACAAAAGAGCAAGGAACGATACGGTTCAAACCTATTTCGATACAGAACGCGGTGAGTTCAGATGTTTCAAGAAAGCTAACCTTTTAAAAATTGCATGA
- a CDS encoding MFS transporter codes for MKNKSIYPWMVVGLLWIVALLNYMDRQMLSTMQEAMKVDIVELNKAEAFGALMAIFLWIYGFMSPVAGIIADRVNRKWLVVGSLFVWSAVTFLMGYAQDFHELYWLRAIMGVSEALYIPSALSLIADWHEGKSRSLAVGVHMTGLYVGQAIGGFGATAAAAFSWQATFHWFGIVGIAYSLVLILFLKENPIHNIVIKEIDNAPKEKKPSVINGLSLLFTNWAFWIILIYFAAPSLPGWATKNWLPTLFADSLNIPMAEAGPISTITIAVSSFIGVILGGILSDRWVQKNIRGRIYTGAIGLGMTIPALLLLGFGHSFISVIGAGLLFGIGFGIFDANNMPILCQFVSAKHRATAYGIMNMTGVFAGAAVTELLGKWTDGGSLGQGFAMLSIVVTVALVLQIYFLRPKTDNMVD; via the coding sequence ATGAAAAACAAGAGTATTTACCCCTGGATGGTAGTTGGTTTATTGTGGATAGTGGCGCTTCTTAATTATATGGATCGTCAGATGCTTTCTACTATGCAAGAAGCTATGAAAGTCGATATTGTGGAGTTGAATAAAGCAGAGGCTTTTGGTGCTTTGATGGCTATTTTCTTGTGGATATATGGTTTTATGAGTCCTGTTGCCGGAATAATAGCAGATAGGGTAAATCGTAAATGGTTGGTGGTTGGCAGTCTTTTTGTGTGGTCTGCTGTTACTTTCTTGATGGGATATGCCCAAGATTTTCACGAGCTATATTGGTTACGTGCTATAATGGGAGTCAGTGAGGCGTTGTATATTCCATCGGCTTTGTCGTTGATTGCTGATTGGCACGAAGGAAAATCACGTTCTTTAGCGGTAGGAGTACATATGACGGGATTGTATGTGGGACAGGCTATTGGTGGTTTCGGGGCTACGGCAGCTGCGGCTTTTTCTTGGCAAGCTACTTTTCATTGGTTTGGTATTGTTGGTATTGCCTATTCTTTAGTGCTAATATTGTTTTTGAAAGAAAATCCTATCCATAATATTGTTATTAAGGAAATAGATAATGCTCCTAAAGAGAAGAAACCTTCTGTCATAAATGGTCTCTCCCTGCTGTTTACTAACTGGGCATTTTGGATAATTCTTATCTATTTTGCTGCTCCCAGCCTTCCGGGATGGGCTACAAAGAACTGGCTTCCGACATTGTTTGCAGATAGTCTGAATATCCCTATGGCCGAGGCAGGTCCGATCTCTACCATAACAATTGCAGTATCATCTTTTATCGGTGTTATTCTAGGTGGAATATTGTCCGACCGTTGGGTGCAAAAAAATATTCGTGGACGTATTTATACTGGAGCTATTGGCCTGGGAATGACTATACCGGCATTGCTTTTACTAGGTTTTGGTCATAGTTTTATCAGTGTGATTGGTGCAGGTCTGCTCTTTGGTATTGGTTTTGGAATATTTGATGCCAATAATATGCCTATCCTATGTCAGTTTGTATCGGCAAAACACCGTGCAACTGCTTATGGCATAATGAATATGACCGGGGTGTTTGCCGGAGCTGCCGTGACCGAACTTCTTGGCAAATGGACAGATGGTGGAAGCCTGGGACAAGGGTTTGCAATGTTAAGCATTGTAGTGACTGTGGCATTGGTACTTCAAATCTATTTTTTAAGACCGAAGACTGATAATATGGTAGATTGA